The following proteins are co-located in the Cutaneotrichosporon cavernicola HIS019 DNA, chromosome: 3 genome:
- the LSM6 gene encoding uncharacterized protein (snRNP Sm proteins): protein MDSSPPPEGTFGSPSDFLKNIVGKKVKVRIASGIDYHGTLSCLDGYMNVALEDTEEYAHGRLTAKYGDTFLRGNNVLYISALEDL from the exons ATGGactcctccccacccccagAGGGTACGTTTGGCTCTCCATCCGACTTTCTCAAGAACATTGTTGGcaagaaggtcaaggtcCGCATCGCCAGCGGCATCGACTACCATG GCACCCTCTCCTGCCTCGACGGATACATGaacgtcgccctcgaggacacGGAGGAGTACGCCCACGGCCGCCTGACGGCAAAATACGGCGACACGTTCCTGCGCGGCAACAACG TGCTCTACATCTCGGCACTCGAGGACTTGTAA